The Gemmatimonadaceae bacterium nucleotide sequence TGACGTCAAGTTCATGCGCCAGATGGTGTCGTTCCTGAAGACCACCTATGTGACCGATCCCAAACGCTTCTATGTCACCGGGTTCTCCAATGGCGGGTCCTTCTCATCCAAGCTCTGGGCCGAGGCGTCGGACCTCTTCGCGGCCGTGGCATCGTCATCGGGATTCGATGAGCTCGCACCCACAACCTTCAGCACGGTGCCATTCTATTTCACGGTCGGCGAGTTCGATGAGGACCTGGCGGCGACTGCCGGCTATCCACAGGGCTTCCCGCTCACGGAAAGCGTGCTTGACATCGGGTTGTTTCGCCTGATAGGCTCTATCTCTCTGGGGCGGTTGGGTCTTAACAGTACGCATACCACCACGTCCACCACATCAGGGATCACGTTTCGTTGGACCACGCCGACATCGGCGGGCACCGAAATGCTCTTCTCGGTGATCAAGGGGCAGACGCATGAATACCCCAATGGTACCAACCATCCGCTCAGTCTCGCCAGCGTCTTCTGGGCGTTCTTCTCCACCCACACCAAGTAGAGGAGTGCACACATGCTTCGCACGTTGAGCGTCCTGGCTCTGGCCACATTCATCGGCTGCGCACCGTCCCGGGCCGGCGCGCGCGCCGATTGGGACCTGCTGGGCACGCGCCAAGTGAACGACCGCGTTGATCACGATGTCATCACCGTGACCTCGGCGCGCGGCGATTTCCGGCGCATCAAGTTCACGGTGCAACGCGCTTCCGTGGACTTCCACCGGGTGCTGGTGCATTTCGGCAACGGCAGCGATCAGCGTGTGGAAATGCGCAACACCATTCCCGCCGGTGG carries:
- a CDS encoding prolyl oligopeptidase family serine peptidase, with the protein product MQRISAVLLAVLILAGCSGESATTNPTPGTTLTTAATRSHDLTVDGLTRNFIVYTPGGVSTTQALPVVVMLHGTSGDGQKFYNTSGWKEKCEEVKCIAVFPSSRSICYVDNGQPKNTTKWTIAGLVPCVAGQTFADDVKFMRQMVSFLKTTYVTDPKRFYVTGFSNGGSFSSKLWAEASDLFAAVASSSGFDELAPTTFSTVPFYFTVGEFDEDLAATAGYPQGFPLTESVLDIGLFRLIGSISLGRLGLNSTHTTTSTTSGITFRWTTPTSAGTEMLFSVIKGQTHEYPNGTNHPLSLASVFWAFFSTHTK